A stretch of the Sulfurimonas sp. hsl 1-7 genome encodes the following:
- a CDS encoding BatD family protein, whose protein sequence is MKSLGKISILFLFLVSSLYGGVSASISPKVVTLGDMVTYSLKVDASDAVQPSIYQLCGHNIISSGSRTNIEMIGTDYKKTYTYVYQFIAQKSCTIDPVEVELDGKVVKSNSVKLEVKKQSAQAGRDFLLEYDVSKTDPYVGESITLTLLLKQKQSASVVDSKFLPSDFKGLWKKSESKPSRSEDGEYVLTKVEYVLTPQREGNVTISAAQLRVASRVNSQGWSPTFMPQVQWKSYFSNEITLDVKPLPHDAKLIGDFTIATSVDKISVNPNEAVNVVVKVQGSGNLEDIESFKPHIDGVNVFDEKSELNGNSLTQKLVFVGDHDFTIKPFEVTFFDTKTKQLKTIQTRPIDIKVHGSTQKTQQPLNIKKEQEVEEKPFATQSEVTAKTDYLSVLLAFIFGILIGIVVMLLKGRKFSKNEKQKLSLKDEKLLLVKLLPYKDIDGDVRKIVEILEKNLYSSEKEQVDKTKLKEIIKKYGIT, encoded by the coding sequence ATGAAAAGCCTTGGTAAAATCTCTATATTATTTTTATTTTTAGTAAGCAGTTTATACGGAGGTGTGAGTGCCAGCATCTCTCCGAAAGTAGTAACTCTCGGTGATATGGTGACCTATTCCTTAAAAGTAGACGCTTCTGACGCTGTGCAACCATCTATCTATCAACTTTGCGGACACAATATTATCTCAAGCGGTTCACGTACAAATATTGAAATGATTGGAACCGATTATAAAAAGACATATACATACGTATATCAGTTTATAGCACAAAAAAGTTGTACAATTGATCCTGTTGAGGTGGAGCTTGACGGAAAGGTAGTAAAATCAAACAGCGTAAAGCTGGAGGTTAAAAAGCAGAGTGCACAAGCGGGAAGGGATTTTCTTTTAGAATATGATGTTTCTAAAACAGATCCTTATGTTGGGGAGAGTATTACATTAACGTTGCTTCTCAAACAAAAGCAAAGTGCTTCTGTGGTAGACAGTAAATTTTTACCATCAGACTTTAAAGGTTTATGGAAAAAAAGTGAATCTAAACCGAGCAGAAGTGAGGACGGAGAGTATGTGCTGACAAAAGTGGAGTATGTACTCACTCCTCAACGGGAGGGAAATGTTACGATTTCAGCGGCACAACTACGGGTGGCATCAAGGGTAAACTCGCAAGGGTGGAGTCCGACGTTTATGCCTCAGGTACAATGGAAGAGCTATTTTTCCAATGAGATCACTTTAGATGTGAAACCGCTGCCCCATGATGCGAAATTAATAGGGGACTTTACTATTGCTACAAGTGTAGATAAAATAAGTGTCAATCCAAATGAGGCCGTTAATGTAGTTGTAAAAGTGCAAGGCAGCGGAAATTTAGAAGATATTGAGAGTTTTAAACCCCATATAGACGGTGTGAATGTTTTTGATGAAAAGAGTGAACTAAACGGAAACAGTTTGACGCAAAAACTTGTTTTTGTGGGAGATCATGACTTTACGATCAAACCTTTTGAAGTTACATTTTTCGATACAAAAACAAAACAGCTCAAAACTATACAGACACGGCCTATAGATATTAAAGTTCACGGTTCTACACAAAAAACACAGCAGCCGCTGAACATAAAAAAAGAGCAAGAAGTAGAGGAAAAACCATTTGCTACACAAAGTGAAGTTACAGCAAAAACAGATTATCTCTCTGTACTTTTAGCATTTATTTTCGGTATTTTAATCGGTATAGTAGTGATGCTCTTAAAAGGGAGAAAGTTTTCAAAAAATGAGAAACAAAAGCTCTCTTTAAAAGATGAAAAACTACTTCTTGTAAAACTGTTACCGTATAAAGATATTGACGGGGATGTAAGAAAAATCGTAGAGATCTTGGAGAAAAACCTTTACTCTTCTGAGAAAGAGCAGGTTGATAAGACAAAACTAAAAGAGATTATAAAAAAATACGGTATCACTTAA